A stretch of DNA from Anopheles ziemanni chromosome 3, idAnoZiCoDA_A2_x.2, whole genome shotgun sequence:
CATTTCAGCCTCTCCCTTCTGCATCTCTTTGGCAAACCTCTTCTATGGATACAATGCCCCCTGTCAAAGACgagtttttgcttttcttttgttctttcatatgATTTGTAAGGTACGAGTAAGCAAGACAGCTGCATCGAGACAGCAACTTTGTGCGAGAGCAGGGGAAAATCTGCGTTCGAGAGGCGTGGTTCATATAGGcttcgaaaaatataaacccCCTCCGACTCACCCCACTCCACACAAACGCTCTTTTCGAGGGGCAGGGGTTGTTTAGGAGAAGTTGGGTTATTTACAAAGCATTTGGAAGTCGGAACAGAATGCTCCTTCTATCTCATTTACTCATCCTCTTCTACcagccatttttatttcttcttccaacAGACACAATAGCGGAAATGAGCGTGCTATGGTGTGTGTGTCCCCTCTCCGTGGCGTATCAAAACGTTCGCTCTCCTGTGTCCGTATGTTTACGCAGTTGCCTATGATAGAGCACAATATGTCGCAAATAATGGGAAGTTACATTGTGTCGAAGAAATCACATGAACAATGTACTTTATTATTTCTCCCATCCTTACGCTGCGAGAGAACGAAATGGAGTATCAATTTTGGACCACGTTTGAGTGAGTGAGATGACGCAAAATGTCTGCGCTGAATGCAATTATTTCCAATGACtcaaaggaaacaaatgaaattcaaggtacagaaaaagaaaagaggagAAGACAAAAAGAGGACTATAGTTGGAATGCTGTGAAAAGTCCGAGTGCTATATTTTGGCATCGCTGTGCTGTGGTTTCATACGCCATTGCGCATTTACGCCACACGCTCACTCACGCGAACGTCGCATGCTGCGATGACGAAGACAACGTCGGCCACGAAGACGACCGACCGCGTTACCGATCGTCAAAGGTACCCCTTTGCTTGCTGCTCGCTTGGTATTGCGGCGTACAAAAATGGCACATATGCGCAACTGCACTGCCACCGCTCGCCAACGTGGCTATGAGTTGGAATCACAACGGTTCAAAGGGAGTTGTTGTCCCTCTATAAAAAGACATGATATGTAAAACCTCTCTTTGCTACTGCCCTGCTAATGTAATCCTATAGCAACGATTATTGAAATACTGGTGATAAGATTCTTTCCtatgttttattcattagTCCGTGTTTCATGTATCTTTATCAAATGTAACGATTGTGAAGCACATTTAAATGAACAGAGTGTCATAGAAAATCACCTCGAAAAGGTTGTTGGTTTTATCACCATGCAAAGGATCTAAGTGTTAGTTCCTAGAACGTatcaatttgacttttccgaaaactaatccttttttcttaacatgagaattattttaaattgattttggtTAAACAATATAGCCTGGACAGTTTAATTCAATCTAcgtttaattgaaataaaaatgatgttcATGCCATTTTTATACCTTGCATGTGAGTCTTCCACATCTGCACTACACGTAACCTCCGAATTGTATTGTATGCTACAAAATACtcatcattcaaacacttttagtgttTCTTATTTCAAAAACTACTTCGAACGGCTTTTAAATTCACTGTTTTCATACTCACCTAACGTTTTACCACAAGTTAATTTAAGCGCATACAGCTTGATTGAATTTCAAACCACTCGTAACACGCGTAACTGCTACTCGCTGCAAACGGCAAAGaattagtgttgtgcttaatgaatcttttggcgagattcattcatatgaatcttttacctaagattcattcagatggattcatgaatctttgcggattcgaatattcaaagcttaatgaatttttcgaaaccttaatgaatcttcatgaatctttcatggttctgtcatgaatctccccgattctgtcataggcgtggacaatgagaccaaaaaaaaaaaaaaaaaaaaggtggtccctcaaccgacttttggttggtgactttacatcatttggtgtgtctttgggattcatgaatctcgcggcgaaagattcatgaatcccttataaggcagagattcattcagattcatgaatctgaatccgatttacacaactctacaaAGAATGACTGAGCGGCCATCGTGCGGCATGGAGGTCCTCTACCCTGTCGACTTTTTTTCGTCGCCGACGACGGCTACTCCCCTTGTTTCTGCATACCCACGTCTGGGTCGCTAGAAAACCTCCCGCGAATGCTATCCGTCTTCTTTCGACCGGAAAAGAATATGGCGTCGGTCGGTTTCTGGAAAAGATATCGCTTCACTGCTACTTCTGCTTCTTCCttgattcttttttaaatcgaaaagCAACAAGGAGGTTATTGTACGAGCTTTGGAAGTTGCATTGAAAGATGTTTACCCATATCTTTGCTAAATTTTTAAACTTACGGCGACAGaaccacagaaaatcaggacatatggcctttagttGCCAGTCCTCAACCTaaagaggtctatgtctccaggttagcttgcgaaggcccaggaagctggattcaatagccgtactggagtaaatcctcgacgaagtgaagaagaagaagcgacaGATTGTACTCTTggggtgtgttgttgtttcgttATCGCCCAGGATTCCTCACCGTGCTTCCAATATACTTGTAAGATGCACTTTAAAATTGCTCGTATTGTCATCTGATTTGTccccttttttaataaaatttttaataCAAATCATATCGCCTGTAAATATCtcgtttttcaaaatgtttctttaCTAACAGATTATCTATTGTTGTAGATCATGGGTTAGCGAACTTTTCTTCAATTACTAAGTATCGAAGGAAGATTCCTTGatttatcgtttgttttttatgatGCTTGATGGAAAAACTACTTGTAactgaagaaaagaaaacctttttcgtgttttttttttaatccataACACATTTCATGTATGAAATATGTCATAAAGAAATTGTGTGAGCTGGATAGACCTAAGTGTAGTACCAGATATATTTTCTCTAACCCAACAGATATATGAAACGTTGTCTTTGATCCATTGTTCCTGGTGATtggaaaaataacattaataTTGGTTAAAATATGctcattttgtttcatttaaacgTAGGGGTAGGGCTAAATTGAATGAAAGTATCGCGATCAATAAATAGCATCAACGGAGGGGGTCCATGACCGCCGAGCGGAAGCGGCGGTTaaaaaatcgacccatgaactccggggctcaccacctcgacggcgtgggttcgaatctcaaccgcggaggactgactatccacgtacgcaaatggaaaaagtcttgtaagcccttaacgggaaAGCATGACCAAGACGccttacgccaagaagaagaaataggATCAATCAGCATTAAAACAATTGGGTAAAACATCAAGCAtggataaaacaaaatgttatgaAATTGAACTCATGAAAACATGGTTGCTGGCCATTTATTCACTTCATTCCCTCTTCCTCCGGTCCCGCCATCTTCTCTAGATTCTCCTTTCTATTTTCGTGTGCAAAATGGAACCGGTTTTTGGTTTCGATATGTCCAAACCGGTCATGTTTTGGACAAGCTTCCAAGACCCGTGGGTTTGCGAGGCGTGCTTTTGTGCAAAATTTCGAGTTTATGTGattcaaaaatcaaaacattgggGTTCAGTATGGTAAATATGATAGATTGAAACTTTATCTTGAATCTGTTATTTCaccttttattaaaataaaagaggTGGACAAATCTGAAACCTAGGTGttaatttcatcattttttccttATCTACGAAGCTTGTATTGCTGCGAACTTTTTGAAATGACTTTTGCGCATGCTTCGGAATGTGATGGACGTGTGGAATGTAAATTTCCGTCTCAACTCTACCAACAATTGGGAAGGGAACGAACGAGACCAAATTAGCCGAATGTGGTGAGCTCCTTGAGGACCTGGGCAAATAGAAGGGGATCGCAACAGCGACATTTTCTTCTATTTAGGTTACAATTgaatgttgattttttctcGCTTAATTAATGATCATGTTTTATACATTGAATCGTCAAGAGAATGATCATGTTTTGAGATATTTGATAACATTCAAGAGCGTTTTTTCGAATCGTGGCTAGACAGTTTAAGTGGAAAATAGAAGGAAACTATTAAACTACTAGAGTACAGTTATgccaaagttttttttaaagatttaattTGTCACAATAACGTTTTTGGAGGTTTCCGTAAAGATACAAAGCAATATAGCAAATATATTTCGTCATTCTGTAAGCAATGTGAAATAAGTTATCTTTGTCTTATTCTAGGATGTTAtcgataatttttttcttgctctttAATAGTGATACTTACACTTACCCATACTTGTATTACTTTTTCAGTTATTTATTTCATGCTGTTGAGGAATGAggaggaaaatataaatttgattAGGTTGTGGTATACCTGTAAGCAGGTCAGCCAGCAAAACAACCTCTAGCTGTAGTGCATACACCTTATGCTAGTTCGTTCATGAGACAATTTGTCATATCTGGGTTATTTCATGATTTCTTGGGACTGAtagcaaaataacaaatgaCGCTTCAATAAAATGCTgaacagtttgttttcttttcctgatAGACAATATCGAACCACCAGGCAGACTGATAATCCCGTCATGTTTCTGCGCAGTGTACTTCGGCATTTGGGCCGTCGGCCACCAGGCACTTTGAGAACGCCGATTCGCACACTTGCCTCAAACAGCCGCGAAGTGCCGGCCCTCACCCGTGACCGCTACCAGGCACAGCGTGGTGCCTTCTCCGAGCTCTGCGATGAAGATGTGGCCGTTTTCCGCGGCATTCTCGGTGGGCCGGATTCGAGCCGCGTGTTGACCGGGCCGGACGAGGTCCAGGGCTACAACATCGACTATCTGCGAAGCGTGCGCGGCTACGGTCGGGTTGTGCTGAAGCCACGGACGACGGCCGAAGTGGCTGAGCTGATGCGCTACTGCAACGAGAGACGGCTGGCCGTGTGTCCGCAGGGTGGAAATACGGGACTGGTTGGCGGATCGGTGCCCGTGTTTGATGAGGTTGTCCTGTCGCTGCAGCTGATGGACACCGTGGAGCGCATCGACGAGTACTCGGGAATCGTGGTGTGTCAGGCGGGATGTGTGCTAGCGTCGCTCGAGGAGAAGGTCGGTGCCCACGGCCTCATAATGCCGCTGGATCTGGGAGCCAAAGGTTCATGCCATATCGGCGGAAACGTGTCGACAAATGCGGGAGGCTTGCGGTTGGTGCGGTATGGAAATCTGCACGGTTCGGTGTTGGGTGTTGAGGCGGTAAGTAGACCGAGTAGAATGGGCCAACGGATGAAAAATTGCGAGAATTTTAGAAAATAGCTTCTTTCTTGTACCACAAGCTTTTTCAAGAGgaataagattttttttgtccTAAAGCGTTCAGCATCCTAAAGCGACTTTAGTCCAGCTTAACTGATTTTCGTGGGTTATAGAAAAAATACTGTGTAACAGTTTGAATCAGTAATAGCGTTTAGAAATAAGTCCACGCGTGTTGGGGCAACCTCTTGGCGGTGTAGGTTTGAATCCCGATCGAGACCGGAACCTTAATCTTCACTacaaaggggaaaaaatgtcCAATGtcaaaagtgcaatttttgactTGTGACTTTTTCTAACAACGTTTATTCAACCAATATTTATTTTGAGATAAAACCtatgaataataaatttggACAGTATATAGTTAACTTTTAACGAGCagtttgtgcattttttttcttaccttttATGAATAAAGTGATTATATTTTGGTTTTATAAGTATAGAATTATCATATTTTCACGCTCCTCATCATTATATGCTTTTCTTTgtgttaatttaaatttaacttgACGTAATTCGACTGAGTCATGAAACTATAAGGAGAAAAGGTACAGTTTAGTCATTATGATAGTAGTTATGATGAGAATATGAAACAAATGTGCATAGTTTGTTTTACTAACAGAGCCAATATTTATTAGAAGCCCCTTAAAATGTATGTTACCACAATTGTTTatgtacaaaataaacaaaatctatACTCATAGGAATTGCAATCTTTCTTTGCAAGGGGCATAGATCATTAACACAGCGGTGATGCATGTGGAAGTACGGATCACAAAATGTAGCAAATGAAGAGACTATTCAAGCGATTTTATTATCAATCGTAAAGAAAATGGTTAAGCGTAGTGAAATTCAACAAATCTATTTAAACTCTTTCTGTTTTATGCCTTTTTTCAGGTTACCGCCGAAGGACGCGTGCTCGATCTTATGTCAAATTTCAAGAAGGACAACACGGGATACCATCTGAAGCATCTGTTCATCGGCTCCGAGGGCACGCTCGGGATCATCACCCGCCTGTCCATCTTCTGTCCGACCGCTTCCCGCTCGGTTAACATTGCCTTCCTCGGGCTGCGCAGCTACGACGACGTCAAGCAGACGTTCCTGGCGGCCAAGCGTGGGCTGGGAGAGATCCTCTCGTCCTGTGAGATGATCGACGCCCCGTCGCTGGACAGTTGCACCCGGTTCTTCAATCTACAGTAAGCATTGGGAGGGTAATAAAGCGATTGCAAATTGCCCTGAGCCTCCTTCATGACatgtttctttcttatttttcgtcaCGCCCCTCGTCAAGGTCACCAATCGAAAAATACCCCTTCTACATGCTGATCGAAACATCCGGAAGCGACGCTGGGCACGACGAAGAGAAGCTAACGCGATTCCTGGAGCAGTCTATGGAGAAGGGTTTGGTGGAGGACGGAACGGTGACGGGAGAACCGACGAAAATGAAGGTAAATCTAAAATGAAGGTGCTTGAGatggaaaaactttaaaacggAACCGCCATTCACTTCTGTAATGCACGCAATGATGGTAAAATCAAACAAGCAAATGTCTTATCGCAATTCAGAACGATTAGGTGATAACGATACGACACTTCGTATTTGCATTCATCCTCCATTTTGTTTGTACACTATTGGTGTGTCATCGAGCTTGTACCATTAATAAATTGCCGTGAATATTTCGACGCTATTAGTTGGGATTTACCGGTCGTATTAGAATGCTCATTTATTATCCATAATTGAAAAGCTATGCTTTGAAtgatgatatttttttcatctAATTGATGACCTCTGCTTTTCTTTGGTATTGAACTTCCCGTTGCAAACAACCTGGTGGAGGTGtgattttgtattttgtttaaaacctAAGAATTTGATGTTTATAGGAAAGTATTGGTAACCGAttggatattttcaaaattatgtttactattgttttgtttcagaaTATCTGGAAACTTCGCGAACTGATTGCGGACAGTCTGCTGAGCGACGGTTACTGCTTCAAGTACGATCTTTCGCTGCCATTGGACCACTTCTACGAGATCGTGCTGGCGGTACGGGAACGGGTCGGCGAGCATGCGATCAACGTCACCGGATACGGCCACATTGGTGACTCGAACCTTCACCTGAACGTGTCATGCGCCCGTTTTACGCCGGAAATCTACGCCCTCCTGGAACCGTTCGTGTATGAGTATACATCGCGCTTGCGGGGCAGTGTAAGCGCCGAGCATGGCATTGGATTCCTCAAGCGGAAGTACCTGCACTATTCGAAGCAAGCGGAACCTCTACGGCTGATGCGCCAGATGAAGCAACTGCTGGATCCGAACGGAATCCTCAATCCGTACAAGGTGCTACCGCCCGAAACCCCAACGAAGGAATCGGCCGGACATTGATTGTGATTTCGAGTGCCACGAACAGCGGTCTCTGCCTGctgtaaatttgaatttgatggtGAAGGAATAAGAAATTGGGGTAGAAGTTgtaaaatttttaataaaactggAGATTGCACTTTAGATTATTGTTTTTGTGCAATTTGCATGTACGCGTTACATTATATACAGGGACACCCACGACAGTAAACTTATTTACCGATACCGATTTACAAAAATGCGTAGGGACTTTTACAGGGATgcaaataaatagtttatatttttttataaatgtaTATAAAGATCATCAATCATCGAATACATTCGTGAAATGTGAATGCGCAAAATTAGAAATCTGACTTGTCAATACCATGTGTTTGTCCTCCATTTGAATACATATTTTAACTAGTTAATCAAATTCCCATTATTTAAAGACTCAAAACAAGGTGTTAAATACATTACATACctattttcatccatttccGAGCACTT
This window harbors:
- the LOC131284282 gene encoding D-2-hydroxyglutarate dehydrogenase, mitochondrial, with translation MPHHQKQALKKKPIARQKTVKSSYKLPCVLRSLLTTWQREDDIIPAGSRRRVSTAEKQYRTTRQTDNPVMFLRSVLRHLGRRPPGTLRTPIRTLASNSREVPALTRDRYQAQRGAFSELCDEDVAVFRGILGGPDSSRVLTGPDEVQGYNIDYLRSVRGYGRVVLKPRTTAEVAELMRYCNERRLAVCPQGGNTGLVGGSVPVFDEVVLSLQLMDTVERIDEYSGIVVCQAGCVLASLEEKVGAHGLIMPLDLGAKGSCHIGGNVSTNAGGLRLVRYGNLHGSVLGVEAVTAEGRVLDLMSNFKKDNTGYHLKHLFIGSEGTLGIITRLSIFCPTASRSVNIAFLGLRSYDDVKQTFLAAKRGLGEILSSCEMIDAPSLDSCTRFFNLQSPIEKYPFYMLIETSGSDAGHDEEKLTRFLEQSMEKGLVEDGTVTGEPTKMKNIWKLRELIADSLLSDGYCFKYDLSLPLDHFYEIVLAVRERVGEHAINVTGYGHIGDSNLHLNVSCARFTPEIYALLEPFVYEYTSRLRGSVSAEHGIGFLKRKYLHYSKQAEPLRLMRQMKQLLDPNGILNPYKVLPPETPTKESAGH